The region CACAGAAGCTGCCCCACTTGACATACAAGCTGCCCCACTTGACATACAAGCTGCCCCACTTGACATACAAGCTGCCTCACTTGACATACAAGCTGCCCCACTTGACACAGAAGCTGCCCTACTTGACACAGAAGCTGCCCCACTTGACACAGAAGCTGCCCCACTTGACACAGAAGCTGCCCCACTTGACACAGAAGCTGCCCCACTTGACACAGAAGCTGCCCCACTTGACACACGACTGCCCCACTTGACACACGACTGCCCCACTTGACACACGACTGCCCCACTTGACACACGAGCAGCCCCACCTGACACACGAGCTGCCCCACCTGACACAGAAGCTGCCCCACTTGACATACAAGCTGCCCCACTTGACATACAAGCTGCCCCACTTGACATACAAGCTGCCCCACTTGACATACAAGCTGCCCCACTTGACATACAAGCTGCCCCACTTGACATACAAGCTGCCCCACTTGACATACAAGCTGCCCCACTTGACATACAAGCTGCCCCACTTGACATACAAGCTGCCCCCTTGACACAGGACCTGCCCCACTTGACATACAGCCTGCCCCACTTGACATACAAGCTGCCCCACTTGACATACAAGCTGCCCCACTTGACATACAAGCTGCCCCACTTGACATACAAGCTGCCCCACTTGACATACAAGCTGCCCCACTTGACATACAAGCTGCCCCACTTGACATACAAGCTGCCCCACTTGACATACAAGCTGCCCCACTTGACATACAAGTTGCCCTCTTGGCAAAGAAGCTGCCCCACTTGACAAAGAAGCTGCCCCACTTGACAAAGAAGCTGCCCCACTTGACAAAGAAGCTGCCCCACTTGACAAAGAAGCTGCCCCACTTGACAAAGAAGCTGCCTCACTTGACAAAGAAGCTGCCCCACTTAATATAATAGTTGTCCCTCTTAAAGAAGAAGCTGCCATGCTTGGTGCAGAAGCTGCCCTACTTGTTACAGAAACTGCCCTACTTCAAACAGAAGTGGGCCTACTAGATACAGAAGCTACACTACTCAGTACAAAAGCTGGTCCACATACTCAGGAGATTCACTCCCTTGTTGCAGAAGCTGCCACATTAACTACAAGAAGCTGCCCCATTTAACATAGAAGGGTACCTTATTGATATATAACtcatacgaattcacacacatactgTGTAATTTTTTCTACATCTCTCCCCCCAACTCCCTCTATTAGTTTCCCCACACAGAAGCAATCCAGTATTACACAGAGGCTGCTACACTAAAAAAATATTGCCTTTGTACTAAAAAAAAGGCAAAacacaaagtgtcttcatagcacaAGAAATTAGcctttcaaaacaaacaaaaacacacacacactatattatTTGAAACTATTCATTTCCATAATGCCCATTTAACAAAAGAAACCCCCTTACTTTGATAAATTCTCAAGTATTTCTGCTTTGTACATCTGTTTTCTTCAAAGCAGGGTGCCTATTAAAAAATAACACAGcctctaaaaaaaaaatctgtcaatgaCACTGTATCAACAAGTTCAACAATTACACAACTCTCTCTGttccacacaaatttctttttaaatgttatTACTGTAACATCATCTGCTAGTATagtatttttattacaaaaatgttcTTTTAACAAGACTAATTTAACTAATAACCAGCTTAACAACACAAGTCACGTACTGTATacaattaaatatatttaaaaactgcaCGATTCAAGGCagttaaattatatttttataattcTCTGTGATATGTCACTGAATTCATAATATTAAGCATAGGCTTCACAGACTATTATGAAACTGATTTATGTTTGTTAATGGTATATACATTTAATGAAATGAATCAGCATATTATGAAGTGTGATGTATGTGGGCATATGTTTTGGAGAGATTCTTATTCAACACAAAACCTCAAAACAGTGATCTCTATACTTCCACATTCAGACATATTAtttacataaccacaggcacacacAGAAATTCTATATTACAGAAGTCGCTGCTGAAGGCAGTATTTATACTTTGACACTATCATAGGTAGCACAGATACctagtttttccttattttttcttaCATTCAACAATGTACTGGAGTATTTCAAGAACACTTTTTGACTAGAACTAATACAAACTATTTTACACTAGGAAACAAAATGTACACAAAAGAGGATGGTGACAATGGCAAGGGTGATTATCCAATATCACAAAATGCTAATATGGCACAAGTTTTTTACTCACAGAAAGTAAAAATTATAGAAATTGATTAGTGTTTCAACTATAAGCTATGGAATACTTATGTTCATACACTACCCTTTACTGAAACAAGAAACTGAGCAAAAACACATGTTCCTGGAACAATTTATACGAATCCATTGGTACAAGAACAAGTCAAATTCCAGCAGATACATTTCAATACATCATTACATTTATACTTTAACCAACTGTATCACAAATCCATTAAACTAATATACTATCAATAACAGATTCAAAACACTGATTCTTTCGTTAAGTTTCAAATTTGTCTGTGAAGAGAATGAATAAAATTTAATTACTCAACTTTCACCAATTTATGGAAGCCACTCAGACTCATCTGGCTGATAAATGCTAATTTCTTCCCGATCCCGATCTCCACGGACTTTATGGTATACCTTCTTGGCACCTTCAGCAACTACTTCAACACCATCACCCAACTTATCTCCTGCTGTACGAACAACACCGGCAATACTACCAGGGCTGAAGGTATCTGGGTTGATATTGATATTATAGCTGTCATCTGTCACCTTTGGACAATCATCTTGCTTGATGATGCTCAGATCAAAAGGATCAACACCAAAACTGCTCAACTTGCTTCGTATCTGCAAAAACAAGAAGACATTTTATCAGCATTGAACATTCGATATTGCATTACAACATATGTGTTATCAGACACAAGAGCAATAGCATAACAAATTATGAACATCCATGCACTGAACACTAATGTGAAAAAGTCTGgacagacaaaattaaaattatacaattttaGACACACCCTCATTGTatgttttactgtttttgtttaaaaTGGTACCAATTAGCTGCACTTGCAAGCTTACTTAAACTATAATTAGCAGTTCAGACCTCCCAGTTATAATCCAAATGTTAAGTGCTTCCATGAACTATGCCACTTAATTTATATCTAATGAAACAAAACACATAACCACTTAGGCCATAAATGTGCAATTCAATGATAATACAGTACGATTCACCCAAAGATGAAATAATGACAAGTGAGTGGAGCACACTCGGGGCATTtcttctccctttttataaggTTAGTAGCGAAACATGACTTTCTATATAATCATAAAAGAGCATTCTCATTTCATTACTCTACTATTCCATCTCTAATTGAACTTCTTACAGATATGTctgaatttttaatgaaatttgcagCATTCATTAACAAAGCATGAGAAGAGTAATTTCACTGTGCCATATGAATTTTTATGGCAAAAGATGTCAAGCCACTGCCATGAAACTGTGTTTGAAGTAGTAATTCTAAAACTGTAGGAAGAAGAGTGGTAATAAGAGACAAAAGAGACGAAAGATAAAATTACCATACAATCTCTAATCTTAACAAGTGACAGCTTCCCTTACCTTCTCAACATACATCTTGTCGAGAGTGGGTGAGCGGGACAGTATCGATGCAGACTGGCGATGAGCAAAGGCCAGCTTCTGGCAGGTGAAGACGCCAGCATAATTTTCGTAGTCTGTTGCAAAGACTGTGTAACTTGCACTGCCGGCAATgcctggaagagagagagagagagagagagagatagttaaACTGTAGTTGAACCAGAATTGGACTGTAGAGGATCCCTatgagaaagcaaagaaaaatatatACTACTGAAGTCAATTTCATCATAATTTGAGGCTTACAATATCAAATTACTGTGTGAAAGGACACAAGGAATCAAAATTATCAAGTATTTAATGCTCATGCAAGAAGTAAACTGATTTCATAACATTTTACAGCTAATAGTTAAAAGTAAACTTCTCAGAAAGAGATATCGACAGAATCACTCACTGAGAGGGAATCTGACTCGCATAGCACCAGGTGTTTGCTTGTCAGGTATCGTCAGATCTCCAGTGTAGCGATACACATGGTCCACAGATGTCATTCCAAGAATAAAGTGTTGGCTGCGCTGCTCCAGCAAGTAGTGGCCAGTATGGTTAGTGTCTACAGCATAGTTGTTGACCAGGCAAGTGCTGCCTGTTGATGTCTTCTGAATGACATACCATTTGCCCAAGAACTGTAACATATAATTAACATATTCTGATAATCAAAAGAAAAACTGTGACTAATGGTTATGAAACAATAATTAAACTGCACTTATGCAGTTTGGGCACTTTTTTGTGTCATGGCAGATGGTGTCACTAAAGAGTTTGTGATATTTGTATAGCTAAAATAAAGATCTTTACATAAAGGTAACTAATGTGCTGTCAAGGCCCTCAAACACCATACTTGACAGCCTCAGAAAGATTTGTTGTATTTGGAAAACTTTACACACTTCTGTTTATAATACTATCTTGCCTTCAGTTTTGTAGCAATAATATTTTTGACGTCAAATCATGAGAAACGAGTGCTTCAAAGGAATATGAGAATGTTGTTCATGTTGTTAGGAAAGTGTTAAATGCAATAAAGAAAACAGAAGTACTGACTAAAATTAAAGTGAGAAAAGTGCTTAAATATTCCTGGAAGTCTTAAATTAATATAGTAAAACAATATATGAATCAGTTGTCTTGCTCTATTGGCCCTCTGGAATAATCAGATGATTTAGAAAACCGTTTATTCTAACCTAACAGAGTACAATCAAATGAAATCAATTTCAATACAATGGCAAAACAACAGAAGACAGGTAGGACTACCAAAGTATGAATAAGAGTCAGATGGCtcaattgtttttatttcatttgtgtgaCATTATCAACTGACAAATTCACTGTGATGGATCAAACACTGTCACAAGTATAGTGTTGCAATAGCACATCCTGCCCGTTGTTGTACAACTTCATCAGCAAAGAAGCTCATAACAACTACAATTAATTTGTATGCTGCAGCTTCAGACATGTATGAATATTGCTCATTTTTCTATCTGTTGCCCACAGTGACTTTGCTCATTGTATAAAACACCCTATGCTGATTTCTGAAGACTGAATATCTGTTGTGAAGGGGCATTCAAAGAGAAATGAGCCagaagcataattacagaaaccagtacctgtatgttagaagtagtgactctggctgttgagacacttgtcccactgtgacacaaggcagtgaatgtcTGCCTCATAAAAATCCCGGGGCTGCAATGTTGACGAGttccgcacatacagctggacgtcattgtcgaggtgaatcatttgcccctgAGAGCCTTTTTAAGAGGACCAAAATGGCGTAATGacagggagagaggtctggacggtatggagggtggctgagaacctcccatttgaatttctgcaggagtgccgtgaCTGTGTTGATTGCATGAGGCTTtgaattgtcgtggagcagaatgaccccatgagTGAGACTGCCTGGTTGTTTTGATATGATTGCTTGGCAAAGGATTGTCAAGGTTTGCAAGTAACACTGgacattcactgttgtcctgtgctgtAGGAAGTGAACCAGAAGGATGCCACTTTGGTCAAAGAAGaaggtcagcataacctttcctacaCTCATGTGGACGATGACATTTAGCTGTATGTGTGGAACTGGTTCACATTGCAGTCCCAGGAATTTtaagagacagccattcaccaccttgtgtcacagtgggacaagtgtctcatcagccaggatcaatacttctaacatacaggtactgtttTCTGTCATTATGCCTCCGGCTTGTTtcatttttgaacgccccttatacaacTCACGCATGAATCAGTACTATGAATGTAATGCACCAGTTGTCAAATGTATGATATTTTTACCACAACACGTTTCTGGACTACATTATCCCACTAACAAGTGCTATAATGCAAAGAGGCAATTCAATGCATTGCAAAGCTATACATACAGACAACCATATAAAAAATTACTTTATACGGTTGTGAGTACATATAGTATTGTGATTGAATGATTTGTTTCCTTGTTATACAGCACCTGATAATGGAATAATGTAGTTCCGAATGTAGTTACGGTAAAAATACCACACATCTGAAGACTGCTGCATAACAGTCTCAGTAATGAAGACTAACTTGAGCAAACACTCGTAACTCATCTGTTCCCCAAgaataattctgtaaatatttaatGTGCGTTTTATGTCATTTTACTTTTTATAGTCTCTTCTCGTGCCATTCACAATTAAACAAGCAATCCACAGGTGACACATTTGAATCTACCTTTCTCTCTTGCTAGTAAACATTCAAGACTTAGTTCCATACATTGCTGTCACAATCAGCACAATCAAGCAAAACTTGAGCAGTATCTCCCTTATCTTGTTTTCAAGCACACTACTTGTTGAGCTGTACACAAGCTAAATTCTAAGCTGAATATATTTCCCTAATTCTGATGCCAATGAAAATGACTGGGTGggcatacgaggtgtgttaaaaaagtaTCAGGAATTGTGTAAATTTGTGGGTTGTATTAGTGCAATTCATGTGATTTTTCACTGTTGGGTTAATAGATATGTCTGAATCATATCTGTACACTAGTAGCCATCTTGGAATTTCAGTCTGTCATCAGTTGTTTACAAGGTATTCACCATATATGACCTCACGTgattttctgtttccaaaaataaaaagaaccttaaaaGGCTGTCATTTTACAAATGTAGATGAGATTAAAACGGCTTCGCTGAAAAAGCTAAGTGCTATCCATAAGATTAAGCTTCAGGAGCATTTCAGGGATTGGAAGAAGTGTGTAATAGCTAacagggactactcagaaggagatAACATTAATGTAGACGAACAAGTAGATTATttccaaaaaatgaaaattactgaTACTTTCTGAACACACCTcgcatttcacatagtttatttgctGTTGTGTTGCTGACAGGATTAGCATAATGAAGAATGTAAGGGAGAACTTTGGAGATTGTCAAATCTGAAAATTTCCATTATAATACTTTTCCGCATGTATATTTTGCTTTGTCTGTGGTTGAAAACAAGCCACAGTAACTCACCCTGTTGACATCAAAGTCCGGCATTGGATCAACAGAGGGGCATCCTCCAAGGTGGTAACTGTGGCCACTCACTGCCACCGCAACAGACAGCAAGGCCAACAGACATGTTACAGCAGCCATATTCACCAGTATTCCTGCACATACAAAAATACAGACATATTAGGATGTTCAAAATACATGAAGACTTATATGAACATTGTATTGTATAATTCCTGTACATCCTTTTCCTAAATAAAATTTAAGTGCAGAATGCTAATTGGATAATTAGTGGTGGGTCACAGATTTGAAAGGGTTCTGCAAAATATTCAAAGCAGACTTGTCAAGAATGGATTAGAATCACATATATTCTTCTTGTCATTTAATACCGGTGGAATGATTGTGCTGATGATAATTAGTGAAGGTATCTCCTTGAGCAGATGTGATAAGCAGACAATtgagagaagaaaaaatgtatgtACGAAATAGATTTAGAACTCAAGGCATAAACAACAGTTCATTCAATTAAACAAAACAATATATTCATAAAGAGCAACAATGTAATCATTTAGTTCTTGTACTTATGTCAGCATTCCCAAGAGAAAAAAATGATGTTGGCCAATATAGAACAGAATTCTTACACAGTTCCGTTTTCAGGACAATAAAGTGTTCCGCAATGTTGTGATCAGTTATTCAATATTTATAATCCAATGAATGTCACTCAGGTCCCAAGGCAATAAATGCTTAACGGCAAACTAAGTGACACAAGGGAAATGCCTACATCTATAtgctggaaatcagtataaagtgaAAGGCAGAGAGTAATTTTCATTGTTTGATACTGGTATGTTAAGATTTTACCTCATTCCATTCACAGATGAAATGCAGGATGAATCACTGCTTATGTAATTCTGTGCACACTCTTACAACCAGTATTCTAATTTCATGTTCATAATCCCTATAGGAGCAATGTGTTGGGGGGTTGGAGAAAACCCAAATTTTCGGGCTTTATTT is a window of Schistocerca gregaria isolate iqSchGreg1 chromosome 8, iqSchGreg1.2, whole genome shotgun sequence DNA encoding:
- the LOC126284095 gene encoding apolipoprotein D-like; protein product: MAAVTCLLALLSVAVAVSGHSYHLGGCPSVDPMPDFDVNRFLGKWYVIQKTSTGSTCLVNNYAVDTNHTGHYLLEQRSQHFILGMTSVDHVYRYTGDLTIPDKQTPGAMRVRFPLSIAGSASYTVFATDYENYAGVFTCQKLAFAHRQSASILSRSPTLDKMYVEKIRSKLSSFGVDPFDLSIIKQDDCPKVTDDSYNININPDTFSPGSIAGVVRTAGDKLGDGVEVVAEGAKKVYHKVRGDRDREEISIYQPDESEWLP